Proteins encoded within one genomic window of Candidatus Brevundimonas colombiensis:
- a CDS encoding peptidoglycan DD-metalloendopeptidase family protein, which translates to MRRALPLSLALLTGFVCAAPAMSRQAPENELSRIQAEYRDEAVRARRLRADADAAKAELAQLERRLATLRADARNDDRQIDDQRARLRQLSEREAELVSSLARERGAQSRLLSALQMMSRRPPPPLLVPADKAIDTVRASILLKAMTPDLETRAQALAARQAEIMRIRRLAVLSSERLLTTESAQGDRRAEIEGLTSRKTALTAVLNAEARAAERAADVLERRIRELGGAVPQAEAVETPTARLPANRARLSPPVGGAPTQTWGQGTSGWRWRADRAAVKAPADAKVAYAGPLAGWGQVVVLDLGPGWRAVIAGLESVDVHGDARVADGQTLGRSGPDGDVYFELRRDERPIDPGPWLR; encoded by the coding sequence ATGCGTCGCGCCCTTCCTCTTTCCCTCGCCTTGCTGACGGGTTTCGTCTGCGCCGCCCCGGCCATGAGCCGTCAGGCGCCGGAAAACGAGCTGTCGCGCATCCAGGCCGAATACCGCGACGAGGCGGTGCGCGCCCGGCGTCTGCGCGCCGACGCCGACGCCGCCAAGGCCGAACTGGCGCAGCTGGAGCGCCGGCTGGCGACCCTGAGAGCCGATGCGCGCAACGACGACCGCCAGATCGACGATCAGCGCGCGCGCCTGCGGCAACTCAGCGAGCGCGAGGCCGAGCTGGTGTCCAGTCTGGCCCGTGAACGCGGCGCCCAGAGCCGCCTGCTCAGCGCGCTGCAGATGATGAGCCGCCGCCCGCCCCCGCCGCTGCTGGTTCCGGCGGACAAGGCCATCGACACGGTGCGCGCCTCCATCCTGCTCAAGGCCATGACGCCGGACCTGGAGACCCGCGCCCAGGCCCTGGCGGCGCGTCAGGCCGAGATCATGCGCATCCGGCGCCTGGCCGTCCTGTCCTCGGAACGGCTGCTGACGACCGAGAGCGCCCAAGGGGACCGTCGGGCCGAGATCGAGGGGCTGACATCGCGCAAGACCGCCCTGACCGCCGTCCTGAACGCCGAGGCGCGCGCCGCCGAACGCGCCGCCGATGTTCTGGAACGCCGCATCCGCGAACTGGGCGGCGCCGTGCCCCAGGCCGAGGCCGTCGAGACGCCCACGGCGCGCCTGCCCGCCAACCGCGCCCGCCTCAGCCCGCCGGTCGGCGGCGCCCCGACCCAGACCTGGGGGCAGGGGACCTCCGGCTGGCGATGGCGCGCGGACCGCGCTGCGGTCAAGGCGCCCGCCGACGCCAAGGTCGCCTATGCCGGGCCGCTGGCCGGATGGGGGCAGGTGGTGGTGCTGGACCTGGGCCCGGGCTGGCGCGCCGTCATCGCGGGGCTTGAAAGCGTCGACGTCCACGGCGACGCGCGTGTCGCGGACGGCCAGACCCTGGGCCGCAGCGGCCCGGACGGCGACGTCTATTTCGAACTGCGTCGCGACGAACGGCCAATTGATCCGGGGCCGTGGTTGCGCTGA
- a CDS encoding Fur family transcriptional regulator, with the protein MGSACDHDHDHSGLKGGALDRALALAEARAVKDGERMTAQRRRVLALLLEAGGPVKAYDLIARFGEDGQAAKPPTVYRALEFLERLGMAHRIASISAYVACSSDEGDAIHAAAFLICDCCGATREVSGPDQGAMAVAASAAGYAIARTTIEAHGRCAACREAA; encoded by the coding sequence ATGGGCAGCGCCTGCGATCACGATCACGACCATTCCGGCCTGAAGGGCGGCGCGCTGGATCGCGCCCTCGCCCTGGCCGAGGCGCGCGCGGTCAAGGACGGCGAGCGGATGACCGCCCAGCGCCGCCGCGTCCTGGCCCTGCTGCTGGAGGCCGGAGGCCCGGTCAAGGCCTATGATCTGATCGCCCGCTTCGGCGAGGACGGCCAGGCCGCCAAACCCCCCACCGTCTATCGCGCGCTGGAGTTCCTGGAGCGACTGGGCATGGCCCACCGCATCGCCTCCATCAGCGCCTATGTCGCCTGCAGCAGCGACGAAGGCGACGCCATCCACGCCGCCGCCTTCCTGATCTGCGACTGCTGCGGCGCGACGCGCGAGGTCAGCGGGCCGGACCAAGGCGCCATGGCGGTCGCCGCCTCGGCCGCCGGCTACGCCATCGCCCGCACCACCATAGAGGCCCATGGCCGCTGCGCCGCCTGTCGCGAGGCGGCGTGA
- a CDS encoding S41 family peptidase → MRKLLLVGCAALVLGGSAAAVSSQTPRNETFRMLELFGDVVGILEQAYVVPVDNKKLIEAALAGMMTALDPHSNYLPPSNYNELRERTEGQYSGVGLTISADGGMVKVISPMDDSPAAKAGVQAGDVISSIEGQNAAGLTVSQVSEKLRGAVGTSVKVTFLRDGSDPLEVVLTREVIKVQSVTGRVEGDFGYLRVSTFNENTGRELNEAIAKIKAEKPGVKGYVLDLRNNGGGLLNAAIDVSDAFLERGEIVSQRGRKPEQIQRYSAKPGDITGGLPLVVLVNYGSASASEIVAGALKDHQRATVVGLTSFGKGSVQTVIPLRQGQDGALSITTARYYTPSGASIQKIGIEPDLEVARSEAEARIVSRSSFIYSEAAYATALDASIGAERKGPHTPREAPGDKFDKEKDYQLERALDVLRAGGDLTKLPKAPEGIVVTEPGSTPKPDAAPAADEPKEE, encoded by the coding sequence ATGCGTAAACTGCTCCTCGTCGGCTGCGCCGCACTGGTGCTCGGCGGCTCCGCCGCTGCTGTCTCAAGCCAGACCCCTCGCAACGAAACCTTCCGCATGCTGGAGCTGTTCGGCGACGTGGTCGGCATCTTGGAGCAGGCCTATGTCGTTCCGGTCGACAACAAGAAGCTGATCGAGGCGGCGCTGGCGGGCATGATGACCGCCCTGGACCCGCACTCCAACTATCTGCCGCCGTCCAACTACAACGAGTTGCGCGAACGCACCGAGGGTCAGTATTCGGGCGTCGGCCTGACCATCAGCGCCGACGGCGGGATGGTGAAGGTCATCTCGCCGATGGACGACAGCCCCGCCGCCAAGGCCGGGGTCCAGGCGGGCGACGTCATCTCTTCCATCGAGGGCCAGAACGCGGCCGGCCTGACGGTCAGCCAGGTGTCCGAGAAGCTTCGCGGCGCGGTGGGCACCAGCGTCAAGGTGACCTTCCTGCGCGACGGCTCCGACCCGCTGGAGGTCGTCCTGACCCGCGAGGTCATCAAGGTCCAGTCGGTCACGGGCCGGGTCGAGGGCGATTTCGGCTATCTGCGCGTCTCGACCTTCAACGAGAACACCGGCCGCGAGCTGAACGAGGCCATCGCCAAGATCAAGGCCGAGAAGCCGGGCGTGAAGGGCTATGTCCTGGACCTGCGGAATAACGGCGGCGGCCTGCTGAACGCCGCCATCGACGTGTCCGACGCCTTCCTGGAGCGCGGCGAGATCGTCAGCCAGCGGGGCAGGAAGCCTGAGCAGATCCAGCGTTATTCGGCCAAGCCGGGCGACATCACCGGCGGGCTGCCGCTGGTCGTTCTGGTCAACTACGGCTCGGCTTCGGCGTCCGAGATCGTCGCCGGCGCCCTGAAGGATCATCAGCGCGCGACCGTCGTGGGCCTGACCAGCTTCGGCAAGGGGTCGGTCCAGACCGTGATTCCGCTGCGTCAGGGCCAGGACGGCGCCCTGTCGATCACGACGGCGCGCTACTACACCCCCTCGGGCGCCTCGATCCAGAAGATCGGCATCGAACCGGACCTGGAGGTCGCCCGTTCGGAGGCTGAGGCCCGCATCGTCTCGCGCTCCAGCTTCATCTATTCCGAGGCCGCCTACGCCACGGCGCTGGACGCCTCCATCGGCGCCGAGCGCAAGGGGCCGCACACGCCGCGCGAGGCGCCGGGCGACAAGTTCGACAAGGAAAAGGACTATCAGCTGGAACGGGCGCTGGATGTGCTGCGCGCCGGCGGCGACCTGACGAAACTGCCCAAGGCGCCGGAAGGGATCGTCGTCACCGAACCGGGCTCGACGCCCAAGCCCGACGCCGCCCCGGCGGCGGACGAACCCAAGGAAGAATAG
- the ffh gene encoding signal recognition particle protein, with amino-acid sequence MFEALNERLTGVFDRITGRGALSEKDVAEAMREVRVALLEADVALPVVKEFIAFATERATGEEVIRSVKPADQVVKIVYDGLIEMLGGEEPVPLNTNANPPAVVLMAGLQGSGKTTTSAKLALRLTKFDRKKVMMASLDTRRPAAMEQLATLGKQIEVATLPIVQGESAVQITRRALTAAKLQGFDVLILDTAGRITLDEGLMNEVAEVAEISKPVETLLVADSLTGQDAVRTAKAFHERLPLTGLVLTRADGDGRGGAMLSMRAVTGLPIKYLGAGEKVDALDVFDARRVAGRILGQGDIVALVEKASQDLDQAKAEKMARKLAKGQFDLDDLAGQLQQMKKMGGLQGIMGMLPGVAKMKNQMADSGIDDRMILRQEAIISSMTKAERKKPDLLNASRKKRIAAGAGVDVQDVNRVLKQHRQMADVVKSMARGGPKKMQQMAAMLGGLGGGMPGMGGGGPDMARLKALGGGKMAEPSADDLKAIQDRLAGLGNPLGGGGQLPGGLPGLPGFPPKK; translated from the coding sequence ATGTTCGAGGCTCTGAACGAGCGGCTGACAGGCGTCTTCGACCGGATCACCGGCCGCGGCGCCCTGTCCGAAAAGGATGTCGCCGAGGCGATGCGCGAGGTGCGCGTGGCCCTGCTCGAGGCCGACGTCGCCCTGCCGGTCGTCAAGGAATTCATCGCCTTCGCCACCGAACGCGCCACCGGCGAAGAAGTCATCCGTTCGGTCAAGCCCGCCGACCAGGTGGTCAAGATCGTCTATGACGGCCTGATCGAGATGCTGGGCGGCGAAGAGCCTGTCCCTCTTAATACCAACGCCAATCCGCCCGCCGTCGTGCTGATGGCCGGTCTGCAGGGCTCGGGCAAGACCACGACCTCGGCCAAGCTGGCGCTGCGCCTGACCAAGTTCGATCGCAAGAAGGTCATGATGGCCTCGCTCGATACGCGCCGTCCGGCCGCGATGGAGCAGCTGGCCACCCTGGGCAAACAGATCGAGGTCGCGACCCTGCCCATCGTTCAGGGCGAGAGCGCGGTCCAGATCACCAGGCGCGCCCTGACCGCCGCCAAGCTTCAGGGCTTCGACGTTCTGATCCTGGACACCGCCGGCCGCATCACCCTGGACGAAGGGCTGATGAACGAGGTGGCCGAGGTCGCCGAGATCTCCAAGCCGGTCGAGACCCTGCTGGTCGCCGACAGCCTGACCGGCCAGGACGCGGTCCGCACGGCCAAGGCCTTCCATGAGCGCCTGCCCCTGACGGGTCTGGTCCTGACCCGCGCCGACGGCGACGGGCGCGGCGGCGCCATGTTGTCGATGCGAGCCGTCACCGGCCTGCCGATCAAATATCTAGGCGCCGGCGAAAAGGTCGATGCGCTGGACGTCTTCGACGCCCGCCGCGTCGCCGGCCGCATCCTGGGGCAGGGCGATATCGTCGCCCTGGTCGAAAAGGCCAGCCAGGACCTGGATCAGGCCAAGGCCGAGAAGATGGCCAGGAAGCTGGCCAAGGGCCAGTTCGATCTGGACGATCTGGCCGGTCAGCTTCAGCAGATGAAGAAGATGGGCGGTCTTCAGGGCATCATGGGCATGCTGCCCGGCGTGGCCAAGATGAAGAACCAGATGGCCGACAGCGGCATCGACGACCGCATGATCCTGCGTCAGGAAGCCATCATCTCCTCCATGACCAAGGCCGAGCGCAAGAAGCCGGACCTGCTGAACGCCAGCCGCAAGAAGCGGATCGCGGCGGGCGCAGGGGTCGATGTGCAGGACGTGAACCGGGTTCTGAAACAGCACCGCCAGATGGCCGATGTGGTCAAGTCGATGGCGCGCGGCGGACCCAAGAAGATGCAGCAGATGGCCGCCATGCTGGGCGGTCTCGGCGGCGGAATGCCCGGCATGGGCGGCGGCGGCCCCGACATGGCCCGCCTCAAGGCGCTGGGCGGCGGCAAGATGGCCGAACCCTCCGCCGACGATCTGAAAGCCATCCAGGACCGGCTCGCCGGGCTTGGAAACCCTCTCGGGGGCGGCGGACAACTTCCGGGAGGCCTTCCGGGCCTTCCCGGCTTCCCTCCCAAGAAATAA
- a CDS encoding saccharopine dehydrogenase family protein — MSKVLVIGAGGVSSVAVHKMAMNTDIFSHITLASRTKSKCDAIAESVKSRFGVTIDTAAIDADDVAATTALIQSVQPQLVVNLALPYQDLSIMDACLAAGVDYLDTANYEPRDEAKFEYKWQWAYQDRFKDAGLMALLGSGFDPGVTSVFTTYVKKHLLDSIETLDILDCNGGDTGLPFATNFNPEINLREVTANSRHWENGQWVEGPALSHKQTFDFEGVGQKNMYLMYHEELESLAKFYPEIKRIRFWMTFGDSYLKHLEVLENIGMTSIEPMAFQGREIIPIEFLKALLPEPASLGPITKGKTNIGVIATGLKDGVRKTVYVNNICDHEEAYAETGNQAVSYTTGVPAMIGAALMVTGQWKGDGVFNMEQLDPDPFMDMLNQHGLPWKVQDLDAPLDF; from the coding sequence ATGAGCAAGGTGCTGGTTATCGGCGCAGGCGGCGTCAGTTCGGTGGCCGTCCACAAGATGGCGATGAATACGGACATCTTCTCGCATATCACCCTGGCCAGCCGCACCAAGTCCAAGTGCGACGCCATCGCCGAGTCCGTGAAGTCGCGTTTCGGCGTGACCATCGACACGGCGGCCATCGACGCCGACGACGTGGCGGCGACCACGGCGCTGATCCAGTCGGTCCAGCCCCAACTGGTCGTGAACCTGGCCCTGCCCTATCAGGACCTGTCGATCATGGACGCCTGTCTGGCGGCGGGCGTCGACTATCTGGACACCGCCAACTACGAGCCGCGCGACGAGGCCAAGTTCGAATACAAGTGGCAGTGGGCCTATCAGGACCGCTTCAAGGACGCCGGCCTGATGGCGCTGCTGGGTTCGGGCTTCGACCCCGGCGTGACCTCGGTCTTCACCACCTACGTCAAGAAGCACCTGCTGGATTCCATCGAGACGCTGGACATCCTGGACTGCAACGGCGGCGACACCGGCCTGCCCTTCGCGACCAATTTCAACCCCGAGATCAACCTGCGCGAAGTGACCGCCAACTCGCGTCACTGGGAGAACGGCCAGTGGGTCGAGGGCCCGGCGCTGAGCCACAAACAGACTTTCGACTTCGAGGGCGTGGGTCAGAAGAACATGTACCTCATGTATCATGAGGAGCTGGAATCGCTGGCGAAATTCTATCCAGAGATCAAGCGCATCCGCTTCTGGATGACGTTCGGCGACAGCTATCTGAAGCACCTGGAGGTGCTGGAAAACATCGGCATGACCTCGATCGAGCCGATGGCGTTCCAGGGCCGCGAGATCATTCCGATCGAGTTCCTGAAGGCCCTGCTGCCGGAACCCGCCTCGCTGGGTCCGATCACCAAGGGCAAGACCAATATCGGCGTCATCGCCACCGGCCTGAAGGACGGGGTCAGGAAGACGGTTTACGTCAACAACATCTGCGACCACGAAGAGGCCTATGCCGAGACCGGCAACCAGGCCGTCAGCTATACCACCGGCGTTCCGGCCATGATCGGCGCGGCCCTGATGGTGACGGGCCAGTGGAAGGGCGACGGCGTGTTCAACATGGAGCAGCTGGACCCCGATCCCTTCATGGACATGCTGAACCAGCACGGCCTGCCGTGGAAGGTTCAGGACCTGGACGCCCCTCTGGACTTCTGA
- a CDS encoding alpha/beta hydrolase — translation MSPPRRLSVPIDNRWGAGEMAVLDFGDPNRPVDLIFSHANGFNAATYRRLLSPLSTSLRIWAPDLRGHGGSTLPTFARPKTSWRDHRDDLLALLAAVAGPPVVMAGHSMGATASLLAAAERPERVSSLVLFDPVIWKRAAVMAFNLPFAHRFVEHIPIATAARRRRSRFDSREQAMAAYRGRGAFKGWPDGVLADYLSEGLIAAPGADGFDLAAAPAWEAANYAAQAHDPWRALRRYPGPVHILKAEHGALTQLPAAPRGLPNVRVDVVPGGGHLFPMTHADVARDALFDAAV, via the coding sequence ATGTCCCCGCCGCGTCGCCTGTCCGTGCCCATCGACAACCGCTGGGGCGCAGGCGAGATGGCGGTGCTGGACTTCGGCGATCCGAACCGGCCCGTCGATCTGATCTTCAGCCACGCCAACGGGTTCAACGCCGCCACCTATCGTCGGCTGCTGTCGCCGCTGTCGACCAGCTTGCGCATCTGGGCGCCGGACCTGCGGGGCCATGGGGGCTCGACCCTGCCGACTTTCGCCCGACCCAAGACCAGCTGGCGCGATCATCGCGACGATCTGCTGGCGCTGTTGGCGGCTGTGGCGGGGCCGCCGGTGGTCATGGCCGGTCACTCGATGGGCGCAACCGCCTCGCTGCTGGCGGCGGCCGAACGGCCCGAGCGCGTCTCCAGCCTGGTGCTGTTCGATCCGGTGATCTGGAAACGGGCGGCGGTCATGGCCTTCAATCTGCCGTTCGCCCATCGGTTCGTGGAACATATTCCCATCGCGACCGCCGCGCGTCGGCGTCGCAGCCGCTTCGACAGCCGCGAACAGGCCATGGCGGCCTATCGCGGGCGAGGCGCCTTCAAGGGATGGCCCGACGGGGTGCTGGCCGATTACCTGTCCGAGGGACTGATCGCCGCGCCGGGCGCGGACGGCTTCGATCTGGCCGCCGCCCCGGCGTGGGAGGCGGCCAACTACGCCGCCCAGGCGCACGATCCCTGGCGCGCCCTGCGCCGCTATCCCGGCCCCGTCCATATCCTGAAGGCCGAGCATGGGGCCCTGACCCAGCTGCCCGCGGCGCCGCGCGGCCTGCCCAACGTCAGGGTCGATGTGGTTCCCGGCGGCGGGCATCTGTTTCCCATGACCCATGCCGATGTGGCGCGTGACGCCCTGTTCGACGCGGCCGTCTGA
- the rpsP gene encoding 30S ribosomal protein S16: MLKIRLARGGAKKRPYYHIVVADSHSPRDGKFIEKVGSYNPMLPKDGAQPRVALKVERIAEWLGKGAQPTDRVARFLSQDETLGQKVKWTQSNNPNKAQPGKKAQERAAERAQREADRLEAEAAAKVEAAEAAARAKEEAAAAAEAAKNAPAAEDVPAEEAPAADVAAEEAPAAEATEEKAEG, translated from the coding sequence ATGCTGAAGATTCGTCTGGCCCGCGGCGGCGCCAAGAAGCGCCCCTACTACCACATCGTCGTCGCCGACTCGCACTCGCCCCGCGACGGCAAGTTCATCGAGAAGGTCGGCTCCTACAACCCGATGCTGCCCAAGGACGGCGCCCAGCCGCGCGTCGCACTGAAGGTTGAACGCATCGCCGAATGGCTCGGCAAGGGCGCCCAGCCGACCGACCGCGTCGCTCGCTTCCTGTCGCAGGACGAGACCCTGGGCCAGAAGGTCAAGTGGACCCAGTCCAACAACCCGAACAAGGCCCAGCCCGGCAAGAAGGCGCAAGAGCGCGCCGCCGAGCGCGCCCAGCGCGAAGCCGACCGCCTGGAAGCCGAAGCCGCCGCCAAGGTCGAGGCCGCTGAAGCCGCCGCCCGCGCCAAGGAAGAGGCCGCCGCCGCCGCCGAAGCCGCCAAGAACGCCCCCGCTGCTGAAGACGTCCCTGCCGAAGAGGCCCCGGCCGCTGACGTCGCCGCTGAAGAGGCTCCGGCTGCCGAAGCCACCGAGGAAAAGGCCGAAGGCTAA
- a CDS encoding carboxynorspermidine decarboxylase, with product MQTQAGDPGAFAHFDLNRVASPAFVVDEAAIRRNLSVLKGVRDGAEARVLLALKAFSMWSLADVVGEYLDGVCASGLWEARLAREFYKGELTTYSPAYTAEDLPEILRLSDHVIFNNPAQIARFADLIAAARTDGQVFEIGLRLNPEHSEGEVAKYDPAQPCSRLGFPVSQLTAEHLIGVDGLHMHALCEQDFEPLSRIWAAVEPKLQPLLGGIKWLNLGGGHHITRADYQRDDLIAFVRDLQARHGVQVYLEPGEAVALDAGILIGEVLDVFDNGMPIGITDISATCHMPDVIEAPYRPALLGEPDQGVTVRLGGPSCLAGDIIGDYVFAERPTPGTRIAFLDQAHYSMVKTNTFNGVPLPSIVLWNSETDALRTVRDFDYSAFRDRLS from the coding sequence ATGCAGACCCAGGCCGGCGATCCGGGCGCCTTTGCGCATTTCGACCTGAACCGCGTCGCCTCGCCCGCCTTCGTGGTGGACGAGGCGGCCATCCGTCGCAATCTGTCCGTGCTGAAGGGCGTGCGCGACGGGGCGGAGGCGCGCGTACTTCTGGCGCTGAAGGCGTTTTCGATGTGGTCGCTGGCCGATGTGGTCGGCGAATACCTCGACGGGGTCTGCGCCTCGGGCCTGTGGGAGGCGCGGCTGGCGCGCGAGTTCTACAAGGGCGAACTGACGACCTATTCGCCGGCCTATACGGCGGAGGACCTGCCCGAGATCCTGCGTCTGTCGGACCACGTCATCTTCAACAACCCGGCCCAGATCGCCCGGTTCGCCGACCTGATCGCGGCGGCGCGGACAGACGGCCAAGTGTTCGAGATCGGCCTGCGGCTGAACCCCGAACATTCGGAAGGCGAGGTCGCCAAATACGATCCGGCCCAACCCTGTTCGCGCCTGGGCTTTCCGGTGTCTCAGCTGACGGCCGAGCATCTGATCGGCGTCGATGGCCTGCATATGCATGCGCTGTGCGAGCAGGATTTCGAACCCCTGTCGCGCATCTGGGCGGCGGTGGAGCCCAAGCTCCAGCCGCTGCTGGGCGGGATCAAATGGCTGAACCTGGGCGGGGGCCACCACATCACCCGCGCCGATTATCAGCGGGACGACCTGATCGCCTTCGTGCGCGATCTGCAGGCGCGTCATGGGGTTCAGGTCTATCTGGAGCCGGGCGAGGCCGTGGCGCTGGACGCCGGCATCCTGATCGGCGAGGTGCTGGACGTGTTCGACAACGGCATGCCCATCGGCATCACCGACATCTCCGCCACCTGCCACATGCCCGATGTGATCGAGGCGCCCTATCGTCCCGCCCTGCTGGGCGAGCCCGATCAAGGCGTGACGGTGCGGTTGGGCGGCCCGTCGTGCCTGGCCGGCGACATCATCGGCGACTATGTCTTCGCCGAGCGGCCGACGCCCGGAACGCGGATCGCGTTCCTGGATCAGGCCCACTATTCGATGGTCAAAACCAACACCTTCAACGGCGTGCCACTGCCCTCCATCGTGCTGTGGAACTCGGAGACGGACGCGTTGAGGACGGTGCGGGACTTCGACTATTCGGCCTTCCGCGATCGCCTGTCCTAG
- the rlmH gene encoding 23S rRNA (pseudouridine(1915)-N(3))-methyltransferase RlmH: MKLGIVAIGRPGRGPETTLADDYARRATLAGRALGLGPLELIDLEPRKPGKAPEAELILAAAEGAHLIACDERGKTYSSRAFADHVAKLRDQGERRLVFAIGGADGLDESVRAAAASTLAFGPQTWPHALARAMLAEQLYRAVTILAGSPYHRD; encoded by the coding sequence ATGAAGTTGGGCATCGTCGCCATCGGCCGGCCGGGCCGGGGCCCCGAGACGACGCTGGCCGACGACTACGCCCGGCGCGCCACCCTGGCGGGGCGCGCGCTGGGCCTCGGCCCTCTCGAACTGATCGATCTGGAACCCAGGAAGCCCGGCAAGGCGCCGGAGGCCGAACTGATCCTGGCCGCCGCCGAGGGCGCGCACCTGATCGCCTGCGACGAACGGGGCAAGACCTATTCCTCGCGCGCCTTCGCCGACCATGTCGCCAAACTGCGCGATCAGGGCGAACGTCGGCTGGTCTTCGCCATCGGCGGGGCGGACGGGCTGGACGAGAGCGTGCGGGCCGCCGCCGCCTCGACCCTGGCCTTCGGTCCCCAGACCTGGCCTCACGCCCTGGCCCGCGCCATGCTGGCGGAACAGCTTTATCGGGCCGTGACCATCCTGGCCGGATCTCCCTATCATCGCGACTGA
- the rsfS gene encoding ribosome silencing factor, whose amino-acid sequence MDPIEPLHSEDGSDSNLAIGDAAPRPVGSTPLEEALLSRLDEDKAQDLVLIDLKGKSAMADTMIVASGRSHRHVGAIADHLLRTLKEQGLGKAKVEGLPHCDWVLIDVGDVIVHLFRPEVRTFYNIEKIWAVDSAHRTARD is encoded by the coding sequence ATGGACCCTATCGAACCTCTCCATTCCGAAGACGGCTCAGACTCCAACCTGGCTATCGGCGATGCCGCGCCGCGCCCCGTCGGCTCGACCCCGCTGGAAGAAGCCCTGCTGAGCCGCCTCGACGAGGACAAGGCCCAGGATCTCGTCCTGATCGACCTGAAGGGCAAGAGCGCCATGGCTGACACCATGATCGTGGCGTCCGGCCGCTCGCACCGTCACGTCGGCGCCATCGCCGACCACCTGCTGCGCACCCTGAAGGAACAGGGGCTGGGCAAGGCCAAGGTCGAGGGCCTGCCACACTGCGACTGGGTGCTGATCGACGTCGGCGACGTGATCGTCCACCTGTTCCGCCCCGAGGTCCGCACCTTCTACAACATCGAGAAGATCTGGGCGGTCGATTCCGCCCACCGCACCGCGCGCGACTGA
- a CDS encoding nicotinate-nucleotide adenylyltransferase, protein MSFFHAGPAPKGAGPRSGALRDGLILAPGMKVGLFGGSFNPAHDGHAHVAETARRRLGLDRVVWLVSPQNPLKDARHSAPLVERMASARAHAHGPSMIVSDFESRAGTGWTVDTLRLLVARHPGVHFVWLMGSDNLASFHRWRGWTDIMRLMPVAVIARPGSLLDSRTAPAAARFAGFRVPEREAGLLPSLSAPAWTYLTAPLNPLSSTAIRSAGPRRPTEPPAA, encoded by the coding sequence TTGTCCTTCTTCCACGCCGGTCCCGCGCCCAAAGGCGCCGGCCCCCGTTCCGGGGCGCTGCGCGACGGGTTGATCCTGGCGCCGGGGATGAAGGTCGGCCTGTTCGGCGGCTCGTTCAATCCGGCGCACGACGGCCACGCCCATGTTGCGGAAACCGCCAGACGCCGCCTGGGCCTGGATCGTGTGGTCTGGCTGGTTTCGCCGCAGAATCCGCTGAAGGACGCTCGCCACAGCGCGCCTTTGGTGGAGCGTATGGCCTCGGCCCGCGCCCACGCCCACGGACCGTCCATGATCGTCTCGGACTTCGAGAGCCGGGCGGGAACGGGCTGGACGGTCGACACCCTGCGCCTTCTGGTCGCGCGGCATCCTGGCGTGCATTTCGTCTGGCTGATGGGATCGGACAATCTGGCCAGCTTCCACCGCTGGCGCGGCTGGACCGACATCATGCGGCTGATGCCGGTCGCGGTGATCGCCCGACCGGGTTCGCTGCTGGACAGTCGCACGGCGCCGGCGGCCGCCCGGTTCGCCGGCTTCCGCGTGCCGGAGCGCGAGGCGGGCCTGCTGCCCAGCCTGTCCGCCCCGGCCTGGACCTATCTGACCGCTCCGCTGAATCCGTTGTCATCGACGGCTATCCGCAGCGCGGGGCCGCGTCGCCCGACCGAGCCCCCAGCGGCATAA